The bacterium genome contains the following window.
TTCACAATGAAGATATATATAGCCTTGACCCTATAATTGCAAGAAGAAAGACAGGTATGGTCTTTCAAAGGCCAAACCCATTTCCCACAATGAGTATATATGACAATGTTATTGCAGGATATAAGCTAAATGGCATAAAAATAAAAAAGGATGAAAGGGAAAGAATTGTTGAGGACAAATTGAAAAAGGTAGCATTGTGGGATGAGGTTTGTTCTTGTTTGCATAAAAGGGGAACATTTTTATCGGGTGGTCAGCAGCAAAGGCTTTGTATAGCAAGGGCTTTAGCAATGGACCCAGAAATTTTATTGCTTGATGAACCTACATCTGCTTTGGATCCAAAGGCTACATCTTCTATAGAAGAGCTAATCATAAAGCTAAAGGAAAGCGTAACTATTCTCATTGTTACCCACAACATTGAACAGGCAGCAAGGGTT
Protein-coding sequences here:
- a CDS encoding phosphate ABC transporter ATP-binding protein, encoding MENTVLKTESLYAYFGEHCVLKDINLSLPYNNVIAIMGPSGCGKTTLIRCINRMHELIEDARIEGRIFLHNEDIYSLDPIIARRKTGMVFQRPNPFPTMSIYDNVIAGYKLNGIKIKKDERERIVEDKLKKVALWDEVCSCLHKRGTFLSGGQQQRLCIARALAMDPEILLLDEPTSALDPKATSSIEELIIKLKESVTILIVTHNIEQAARVSDFTAFLYLGELIEFGKTKDIFTVPSDKRTEEYLTRRIR